In the genome of Notamacropus eugenii isolate mMacEug1 chromosome 5, mMacEug1.pri_v2, whole genome shotgun sequence, one region contains:
- the RALB gene encoding ras-related protein Ral-B, whose product MATNKNKNQSSLVLHKVIMVGSGGVGKSALTLQFMYDEFVEDYEPTKADSYRKKVVLDGEEVQIDILDTAGQEDYAAIRDNYFRSGEGFLLVFSITEHESFTATAEFREQILRVKAEEDKIPLLVVGNKSDLEERRQVPIEESRSKAEEWGVQYVETSAKTRANVDKVFFDLMREIRAKKMSENKDKNGKKSSKNKKSFKERCCLL is encoded by the exons ATGGCTACAAACAAGAACAAGAACCAAAGCTCGTTAGTTCTTCACAAAGTGATCATGGTTGGCAGTGGAGGGGTGGGCAAGTCTGCACTTACCCTTCAGTTCATGTATGATGAG TTTGTAGAAGATTATGAACCTACTAAAGCTGACAGTTATAGAAAGAAAGTGGTTCTTGATGGAGAAGAAGTGCAGATAGACATTCTGGATACGGCTGGACAAGAAGATTATGCAGCTATTCGAGACAACTACTTCCGTAGTGGGGAGGGGTTTCTCTTAGTCTTCTCTATAACAGAACATGAATCCTTTACAGCCACAGCAGAGTTCAg GGAACAGATTCTGCGTGTTAAGGCCGAAGAAGATAAAATCCCTTTGCTTGTGGTGGGAAACAAATCTGACTTGGAAGAGCGAAGACAGGTACCCATTGAAGAGTCCAGAAGTAAAGCAGAAGAGTGGGGTGTCCAGTATGTAGAGACATCTGCGAAAACTCGAGCCAATGTAGACAAG GTATTCTTTGATCTAATGAGAGAAATAAGAGCAAAGAAGATGTCAGAAAACAAAGATAAGAATGGCAAAAAAAGCAGCAAGAATAAGAAGAGTTTTAAAGAAAGATGCTGTTTACTGTGA